One genomic segment of Chitinophaga sancti includes these proteins:
- a CDS encoding CusA/CzcA family heavy metal efflux RND transporter: MIRNLLIFSLKNRWVVILMGLGLMGIGYWCFTQLKIEAYPDIADTNVIIVAQYPGRAAEEVEQQVTIPIERALQNTPNVLDRRSRTIFGLSVVQLTFTDGTDDYFARQQVNERLAAAELPDGVTPELAPLTTAVGEILRYVVEAPPGYTPTEIRDLQDWVIKPYLLQVPGIADITTFGGPLKQFHILTAPDKLRKYDLTLQDVIDAVQKNNQNTGGNVISRGEQGFAVRGLGAVKTEADIRNIVLKAANGNPVYLRDVATVEVAPPPPSGVMGYTFNATKTNVSNGVEGIILLRRYENPSEVLKILKDRIKDLERDELPKGVHLRTLYDRSFLIDHSLETVGHTLLEGVSIVVIILIFFLGSLRSALVVALTIPFSLLFAFILMRLTGIPANLLSLGAIDFGIIVDGACVMAEHLIRTYRTAPPEEKKRGIIALTLRSSQEVGREIFFSVTIIILAYMPILLMTRVEGKLFSPMALTLAFAVIGSMLAALTLIPVLISFAFKKAFNNTDKPMKEHKNIVLDFLSKQYGKLLSKTLKRPKTTVLAGFAVVVVLVLFGANLGSEFLPELDEGSIFLRGNFPAGITIQENAKYSPKIREVIAKYPQIAFVITQAGRNDDGTDPFPTNRNEILVGLKEYKLWSDTISKKQLVTDIRHDLEKAMPSVKFSSGQPIIDQVMEIVTGSAADLAISIVGDDLTMMRAKADTIADIVKHMQGSESVNIEQEGPQEQIAININRENAARFGINVADIQGMIEAAIGGRTISTLYDGTKRYDLVIRYTPGERSTIESLKNLQVPSATGALIPMNQLADISYVQGQTNIYRYNSKRMVTVRTNIRGRDQGGFVSEVGQKINAQLHIPKGYSIIYGGQYENLERAGKQLSFTIPLTIVMVFLVLFILFRNMPQTVVTVSCILFALAGGIVALLIRGYHFNVSAGVGFVSIFGISVMAGVLLVSAINRLREKPDHTLQDSVFLGAKEQLSALLSILIVAIAGLIPAATSSGIGSDVQRPLATVIIGGLTSTLIFAPLLIPPLYAWVERNRKAKTVNKEDEELE; the protein is encoded by the coding sequence ATGATTCGTAACCTTTTAATATTTTCTCTAAAAAACAGGTGGGTGGTCATCCTCATGGGACTTGGCCTGATGGGTATCGGCTACTGGTGTTTTACCCAGCTCAAGATTGAAGCCTACCCGGATATTGCTGATACCAACGTTATCATCGTGGCGCAGTATCCTGGCCGCGCTGCTGAAGAGGTTGAGCAACAAGTGACCATCCCCATCGAAAGAGCGCTGCAAAATACGCCAAATGTACTTGACCGCCGTAGCCGTACTATCTTCGGCCTCAGCGTTGTACAACTTACCTTCACCGATGGTACGGACGATTACTTCGCCCGCCAGCAGGTGAATGAAAGACTGGCTGCCGCCGAACTCCCGGATGGCGTAACCCCGGAACTGGCACCCCTTACTACTGCCGTAGGTGAAATCCTCCGTTATGTAGTGGAAGCTCCTCCCGGTTATACACCCACCGAAATCCGTGACCTGCAGGATTGGGTCATCAAACCCTACCTGTTACAGGTACCCGGTATCGCGGATATCACCACTTTCGGTGGACCGCTCAAACAGTTTCATATCTTAACCGCTCCTGATAAACTGCGTAAATACGATCTCACCTTACAGGATGTGATCGATGCCGTACAAAAGAATAACCAGAATACAGGCGGTAACGTAATCAGCCGCGGTGAACAGGGATTTGCCGTACGTGGTCTGGGTGCTGTAAAGACAGAAGCCGACATTCGTAATATCGTACTCAAAGCAGCTAACGGTAACCCCGTTTACCTGCGTGATGTAGCTACGGTTGAAGTAGCCCCACCGCCACCAAGCGGTGTAATGGGCTATACTTTCAACGCTACGAAAACCAATGTGAGCAATGGCGTGGAAGGTATCATTCTGCTGCGCAGGTATGAGAACCCCAGTGAAGTGTTGAAGATTCTGAAAGATAGGATCAAGGACCTGGAAAGAGATGAACTGCCCAAAGGCGTACACCTCCGTACCCTGTATGACCGTAGCTTCCTCATCGATCACTCGCTGGAAACCGTAGGTCATACCCTGTTAGAAGGGGTATCTATCGTTGTGATCATCCTCATCTTCTTCCTGGGTAGCCTGAGAAGTGCACTGGTAGTAGCACTCACCATTCCGTTCTCCCTCCTCTTCGCATTTATACTGATGCGGTTAACCGGTATTCCGGCGAACCTCTTATCACTCGGTGCGATCGACTTCGGTATCATCGTGGATGGGGCCTGCGTAATGGCGGAACACCTGATACGAACGTATCGAACGGCGCCACCAGAAGAAAAGAAACGGGGTATCATTGCATTGACCCTCCGCTCTTCGCAGGAAGTAGGCCGTGAGATCTTCTTCTCCGTAACCATCATCATCCTGGCTTATATGCCTATCCTGCTGATGACACGTGTAGAAGGTAAACTGTTCTCTCCAATGGCGCTGACCCTGGCATTTGCAGTGATCGGCTCTATGCTGGCTGCACTCACACTCATACCAGTACTGATCTCCTTCGCCTTTAAGAAAGCATTTAATAATACAGATAAGCCTATGAAGGAGCACAAAAATATTGTGCTGGACTTCCTGAGCAAACAGTATGGTAAATTATTAAGCAAGACCCTGAAACGTCCGAAAACGACGGTGCTGGCAGGTTTTGCAGTCGTAGTGGTACTGGTATTATTCGGTGCGAACTTAGGTTCTGAATTCTTACCGGAACTGGATGAAGGTTCTATTTTCCTCCGTGGTAACTTCCCCGCTGGTATTACCATCCAGGAGAATGCGAAGTACTCTCCGAAGATCAGGGAAGTCATCGCTAAATATCCACAGATCGCCTTCGTTATCACCCAGGCAGGTCGTAATGACGATGGTACGGATCCTTTCCCAACCAACCGTAACGAAATCCTGGTAGGTCTGAAAGAATACAAACTGTGGAGCGATACCATTTCTAAAAAACAACTGGTTACTGATATCAGGCATGACCTGGAAAAAGCCATGCCTTCTGTGAAGTTCTCTTCCGGTCAGCCGATCATTGACCAGGTAATGGAAATTGTAACCGGTAGTGCGGCGGATCTCGCTATCTCTATCGTAGGTGACGACCTCACCATGATGCGTGCAAAGGCTGATACGATTGCTGATATCGTCAAACACATGCAGGGCTCTGAATCTGTGAATATTGAGCAGGAAGGCCCGCAGGAGCAGATTGCGATCAATATAAACCGTGAAAACGCCGCCCGTTTCGGTATCAACGTAGCAGATATCCAGGGTATGATCGAAGCAGCGATTGGGGGTAGAACCATCTCTACATTGTACGATGGAACCAAACGTTATGACCTCGTCATCCGCTATACGCCTGGTGAACGTAGTACGATCGAGTCCCTGAAAAACTTACAGGTACCATCCGCTACCGGTGCATTGATTCCAATGAACCAACTGGCAGATATCAGCTATGTACAGGGTCAGACGAACATCTATCGTTACAATAGTAAACGTATGGTGACGGTGAGAACAAATATCCGTGGTCGTGACCAGGGCGGTTTTGTAAGTGAAGTAGGTCAGAAGATCAATGCACAATTGCATATACCAAAAGGCTACTCCATTATCTATGGTGGTCAGTATGAAAACCTGGAACGTGCAGGTAAGCAATTGTCATTCACTATTCCACTTACGATCGTGATGGTGTTCTTAGTACTGTTTATCCTCTTCAGAAATATGCCGCAAACTGTTGTAACCGTAAGTTGTATCCTCTTTGCACTGGCTGGCGGTATCGTCGCCCTGCTGATCCGTGGGTATCACTTTAACGTATCGGCAGGTGTGGGCTTCGTAAGTATTTTCGGTATCTCTGTTATGGCAGGTGTACTTCTCGTTTCGGCTATCAACCGGCTACGGGAGAAACCGGATCATACCCTGCAGGACAGCGTATTCCTGGGTGCAAAAGAGCAGTTGAGCGCATTGTTATCTATCCTGATCGTAGCGATTGCGGGTCTGATTCCGGCAGCTACCTCTTCAGGTATCGGTTCTGATGTTCAGCGTCCTTTGGCAACAGTGATCATCGGTGGTCTGACAAGTACCTTGATCTTTGCACCACTGTTAATACCACCACTGTATGCATGGGTGGAAAGAAACAGGAAAGCCAAGACAGTGAATAAGGAAGATGAAGAACTAGAGTAA